GGTCAGGGCCAGCGCTGTCGCGGCCACACGGGGCGCATACCGGGCTGTGGGTCTGGCGCTGTCGAGGTGAGGATGGTCATGACGCCATGCGGCGCGCAGGGCTTTGAAGCCGTGCCAGAACAGGAACGCGGCGCCGCCCCACGCAGCGAGTGAGGCCAGTGCGGGGACGCGCAGCAGCAGGGCCCCCACGCCAGTGGCGCCCAGCAGGATGAAGGTGGCATCGGCGAGTATCCCTGTGGCGCCGGCCACGACCGGGTGGTGCCTCTGGATGGCCTGGCGCAGCACGAAGGTGTTCAGTGCGCTGACGCCCATCACGTGGGCCGCACTCACACCGAAGCCCTGCGTGAGGGCCGCGACCTGAAGGTCAGGCATCGGCGTCACGCCTGCAGGAGTGAGGATTCACTGTTGTATGCCGGAGCATACCAGTTGCGCGCTGGAGGTCGGGGCCTGGGGTGATATGAGAGAGCGCCTGACGCATGCGTCAGCCCGAGAACGGGCACACAGGCAAGCTGTCGAGCTCGAGGTTGCATCCCTCAGCCCTGAGCGGCTCTCCCTTGATCTCCATGGCCGCGTCTGTGCTTTGGATCATCACCCGAATTCGGCGTACAACGCGGATCACAGGGTCCGAGTGGGGCTCAGCAGCATCGCTACTGGGCAGGTCGTGAACATCACGGCGTGTGCGTCAACCTTGACGGTGGCTGTGGTGAGTGCAGTGATATCGAAGCGACTATTCACGGAGGGACGTCCGACGACCTGCCGGGAGCATACATGCGGTCACGCCGACGCGGATGGAGCGTCGTTGTGAAACTGAGGGCGCTACCGGCTGCCTGGAACGGTGGTCAGGCAGATCACGGTGCCTGTGCCTACGGACGTGGCAGCACGTGGGTCAGTAGAGAAAACGTCGCTGTGGTCGCTGTCGTTTTCTGAATGATCGCAGTGACACGGCTAACCCGAGGATCAGGACGCCTCATCGTCAGCAGGCCTGGCGGGCACGGCCTGGCTGCGGTCGAAGAGGCCACAGATGCCGCTCTTGTTGCCGTGGTGGTAGTCAAGAATGGCGTCGGGCTCCCTCGTGCCGGGGCACAGGCCGAGCACGCGGAGTTCCTCGGTGGTGGCCAGGGTCGACGGGTACGTCTGGTGGTACCGGGGTTTGGGCGGGCGTTTGCTGCGGTGCGTCATGGGGCGCCGTCCTGGTGAGGCATACACGTGAAAATCACTGGTCCTATCATGCGCGCCTCTGAACGCTGGGTGATGGGATGGCGAAGCCGTCGAGCTGCCGCGACGCCCTATGCACGGGCGATGCCGCTCAGATGCAGAGCTCCTGACAAGACAACACCCCGCATTAAGCGGGGCTGCGGTTAAGGGCGGATCGGGCGCTTCGTTATGCCTTCTTGCGAGCGACGGTCTTTTTGGCAGGTGCCTTCTTAGCGAGAGCAGCTCCACGTTTGGCAGGCGCGGCGCCCTTCCGCGAGTTCCCCAGCGTCTGCCCTTTGGTGTAGCTCGCCTGCATCTTCTCCCGAGTGCTTGCAGCCAAC
This is a stretch of genomic DNA from Deinococcus metalli. It encodes these proteins:
- a CDS encoding LysE/ArgO family amino acid transporter, producing the protein MPDLQVAALTQGFGVSAAHVMGVSALNTFVLRQAIQRHHPVVAGATGILADATFILLGATGVGALLLRVPALASLAAWGGAAFLFWHGFKALRAAWRHDHPHLDSARPTARYAPRVAATALALTFLNPHPYIDSVVLFGALSAPLGAEGRVLFARGAVTASCAWYARLTFGGSRLAPLFRSPAAWRGLDALVGLLMWGFALSLVWRALHGVNSAA